The Lipingzhangella halophila genome segment ACCAGCGACACGGCGGAGCCCGAGGACCCGGTGCATTCCGGATAGCTTCTGTTCTCCGCCGGCGCGTTCCACGCAATAGTCCGGCCAGGAAACCGTAAAATCTGTGGAAAAGTCGCGCGATTAGCGAAGATTTTCCCATTTTGCGGCTTCCGTGTTTTCGGTCAACCCGCGTTCGCACGGCGCGCATCATAGGGAAACACCGCCGGTCCGTTTTAACATCAGATACATGACCTGCGTTTTGCTGGCCGAAGACGATGTCTCCATCTCCGAGCCGCTCGCACGCGCGCTCCGCCGCGAAGGGTACTCGGTGGATGTCACCGTGAGCGGTGTGGAAACTCTCGACCGGGCTAGGACCGGGGATACCGACCTTATGGTCCTCGATCTCGGGCTGCCCGAAATGGACGGCCTAGAGGTCGCACGCCGGCTCCGCGCCGAAGGCCACGGCACCCCTATCCTGATCCTCACCGCGCGCGCCGACGAGGTCGATACTGTTGTTGGCCTGGACACGGGGGCTGATGACTACGTCACGAAGCCGTTTCGCCTGGCCGAGCTGCTCGCCCGGGTACGTGCGCTGCTGCGCCGCGGCGGGGCCGAGGTACCCGTCGTGCACGGCGTGCGCATCGACAACGACTCCCGGCGCGCCTGGATCGGCGACCGGGAACTCCAACTCACCACAAAAGAGTTCGACCTGCTGCGGGTGCTGGTACGCGACGCCGGAAAGGTGGTCACCCGCGAGCAGATTATGCGGGAAGTGTGGGACACCAACTGGTGGGGTTCCACCAAGACGCTGGACATGCACATTTCGTGGCTGCGGCGCAAACTCGGCGACGACGCCACCCATCCCTCTTACATCACCACGGTCCGAGGCGTCGGTTTCCGATTCGAACGAGAATAGACTGACCTGCGGCGTCGCACCCCATACTGGAACATCACGGGGCTACGCGAGCAAGGGGTGACATGCGCAGGCGGATGCTGTTCTCCACACTGGTGGTTACCGTCATCGCGGTCATGCTCCTCGGGCTGCCGCTGGGGGCGTTGACGTACAAGTCCGTCTACAGCGCGAACGTCAACGCACTGCAACGCGAGGCCGAGGTCATCGGTGCCGAGGTCGACGCACAGCTCGAACGGGAAGGCCAGATCCAGCCGGACGAGCTCGCGGACGAGCACTCCCGGCTGTACATCGAAATCACCCGCGCCGGGAACGGCGAGCCGATCAGGACCGGCGGCTGGGACATCGACCCCCGCGCCCCCGACGCTCCCTCCACCCTGGACGCGTCAGCCACCTCCGAGTCCGGCGCCGAGATCTCGGTGTGGCGCTCCACCGCCCAGCTCCAGGAGAGCGTCATCAACGCCTGGCTGGGCATCGCCTCGCTGTCGCTGCTCGCGATCGCGGTGGCCGTGGGCCTGGCCATGCTGCAGGCCCGACGGCTCACCCTGCCCCTGGTCGACCTCGCCGCGACCGCGGAACGCCTCGGCTCGGGTGTCACCACGCCCTGGGGGCACCGCTACGGCATCCCCGAGGCCGACCGGGTCGCCGAGGTACTGGACCGCAGCGCCGAACGCATCGCGGGGCTCATCGCCACCGAACGGCATTTCGCCACCGACGCCTCCCACCAGTTGCGCACCCCGCTGACCGCGCTCACGATGCGCCTCGAAGAGATCCTCGCCGAGTCGAACAACCCCGAGGTCGTGCGCGAGGAGGGAGAGGCGGCGCTCGCCCAGGCCGAACGGCTGGTCGAGACGGTCGAGAGCCTGCTGGGCCGGGCCCGCAAGAGCCAGCACCCCGAGGTGGAACCGGTCCCGATCGACGACGTCCTGCAGCAGTGCGTGGACGAGTGGGATCCGGTGTTCCAACAGGAGGGCCGTTCCCTGGAGATGACCGGTTCGGGCGGGCTCACCGCCATGACCGTGCCCACCGACCTGTCACAGATACTGGCCACGCTGGTGGAGAACGCCTATAAGCACGGCGCGGGGACAGTGACCGTGCACCGTGTGGAGGCTGGCCAGTCCGTCCGTATCGAGGTCAGCGACCAGGGGGACGGCATCCCCGAGCACATGTCCGGCAGGATCTTCGAACGCGAGGTGACCAGCGGAAACGGAACCGGTCTGGGTCTTGCCCTGGCCCGGCACATCGCCGAGTCCGAGGGCGCACGGGTGGAGCTGATCCAGACGCGGCCCACCACGTTCGCCCTCTTCCTCCCGTCGAGCGCCGGCGGCCTGACGAAGATCACCGGCCCGGTCTAGGCCTAGATCGGTGATGGGGGGCGCGCTCATCGGCGATCTTGAGGATTTAGTTCCCGCAGCGCGCTACGAAGGGACGAAATCCTCAAGACCAGCACACAACCCGGCGAGCTTGCTCGCCAAAGAGCGCCGCCTAGCCGCTCAGGTGCTCCTCTCCGCTCTCCATCTCGGCGATCAGCTCCCGCAGGTTCGGCGCCTCCGCCTCGATCGAGGTGGACGGCCCGTGCCCGGTGTGCACCACCGTGGCGCCCGGCAACGGGAGCAGGTGGTCGCGGATCGAGGAGAGGATGGTCGGGTAGTCGGAGTACGAGCGGCCGGTGGCCCCCGGCCCGCCCTGGAACATGGTGTCGCCGGTGAAGACGACGCCCGGGCCCGGCGCGTACAGGCTGACCGCACCGGGCGCGTGCCCCGGCGTGTGCAGTACCTGCAGCTCGACGTCGCCCGCTTGCAGGCGCTCGCCGTGCAGCAAGGGAGCATCGGGCTCGCGGTCGGGGTAGACCATGTTCCACAGCGGTGTGTCGTCGGGATGCACCAGGATCGGCGCGTCGGTGAGGTCGGCGAGCTGTGCCGCGGCGTTGATGTGATCGTTGTGCGCGTGCGTGCACACGATCGCCATCAGCTCGCGATCACCCAGGGCGCGAGCGATCTCCTCGTGGTCGTGCGCGGCGTCGATCACGATCGCTGTGCGCTCGTTCCCGACGATCCAGACATTGTTGTCGACGTCGAACTCGCCACCGTCGAGGCGGAAGACCCCCGACGTGACGACCTTGTCCACCGGAATCTGCGCGGCGGCCATTTAGCTGACCACCACCGAACGCAGTACTTCACCACGGTGCATCTTGTCGAAGGCCTCCTCAACGCCGTCCAGTGCGATTTCCTCGGTCACGAACCCGGCCAGATCGAGCCGGCCCCCCAGGTACAAGTCAACCAGCATCGGGAAGTCCCGCGAGGGCAGGCAGTCGCCGTACCACGACGACTTGAGCGCGCCGCCGCGCCCGAAGACATCGAGCAGCGGCAGGTCGATCCGCATGTCAGGGGTGGGAACCCCGACAAGAACCACCGTTCCCGCCAGGTCCCGAGCATAGAACGCCTGCCGGTATGTTTCCGGCCGGCCCACGGCGTCGATCACAACATCGGCGCCATTGCCCCCGGTCAGCTCCTGCACCGCCTCGACAGGAGAGTGCTCACGGGAGTTCACAGTGTGGGTGGCGCCGAACCCGGTCGCCCATTCGAGCTTGCGCTCGTCGACATCGACGCCGATGATACGCGTGGCGCCGGCCAGCTTCGCCCCGGCGATCGCGGCGTTGCCCACGCCGCCGCAGCCGATCACCGCGACGGAGTCGCCCCGAGTGACCCCGCCCGTGTTCAGCGCCGCGCCCATTCCGGCCATGACGCCGCACCCCAGCAGGCCCGCCACAGCAGGGCGCACCTCGGGGTTGACCTTGGTGCACTGCCCGGCGGCGACCAGCGTCTTCTCCGCGAAGGCCCCGATACCCAGCGCCGGTGACAGCGGCGTGCCGTCGCTCAGGGTCATCGGTTGGGTCGCGTTGTGGGTGTCGAAGCAGTACCAGGTGCGACCGCGTTCGCAGGCCCGGCACCGCCCGCAGACGGCACGCCAGTTGAGGATCACGAAGTCGCCGGGCTCGACCTCGGTGACGCCGGGACCAACCTCGCTGACGACGCCCGCGGCCTCGTGGCCCAGCAGGAAGGGAAACTCGTCGTTGATACCGCCTTGGCGGTAGGCCAGATCAGTGTGGCACACCCCGCACGCCTGGACATCGACCACCGCCTCACCTGGGCCGGGGTCCGGTACGACAATGGTCTCGACGCTGACCGGATCGTCCTTTTTCCGCGAGACAACCGCCCTGACTTCGTGCGCCATGCCAGACTCCTTCGTGCTGGAGCTCGTGTACGTAACCAACATGCCGGACGGCGGTTTCGCGGAAAAGATCTCGGTTACTTCGACCCGGGCTACCGCCGCACCCCCGGCTCCTGCAGGTTAGCCGCCCGCTGACTGGCTCACGTCCAGGCTGCGGCGCAGGGCGTAGGGCTGCAACTGGCCGAGTCCGTGCGCGTGCCGCGGACGCGCCGCGACGACCTGGAACGACGCGTCGTCCGCGAGCTGGGCGGCGAGGGCGTCGTCGATCAGGACGGTGCCCGGACGCGCGAACGAGGTAAGGCGGCTGGACCGGTTCACCGTCGTGCCGAAGACATCGCCGAGCAACGCGAGCACGGGCCCGTAGGCGAGTCCGACCCGGACGTCGGGCACCTCGACGTGCGTCTTGACGCCGTCGGCGAGCTGCAACGCGATCTCGGCGGCGCCCCGGGAGGAGTTACTGACGTAGAGGACCTCGTCGCCGAGTGTCTTGATCAGCCGGCCGCCACCCGAGGCCACGATGTCAGCCGCGGTGGCCTCGAACCCCTCGACCACCTCGGCCAGCTCCACCTCGTCGAGCTCCCGGCTCAGCGTCGTGAACGACACCAGGTCGGCGAACCCGACGACCAGCGGGAAGTACGTGGGCGCGGCATCGTCGTTGTTCTGCATGACCGCGAGGGTCCGCGCCGCGGACGCGGCGAGCTGCCGGCGCCAGATGTGCAGCAGCAGCCGCTCGATGTCGGGAAGCAGGTCCTTCGCCAGCTCCACGAGCGGGCTGATCCCGGACTCGTCGGTGGTGGTTTCCGGCTTGTGCGACAGCGTCGTGAGAATGCTGGTCTGCCATTCGGCCAGGCGGGCCATCGTCTGCCCCATGGCACGCGCCATCCGGACCGCGGCCTCCTCGTCCAGGATGTCCTCTTCCAGGAGGCGCGAGGTGATGCGCAGCGCCTCGACATCACTCTCGGTGAACGCGGGATCGTCGTCGTCCCGGGTCGTGAAGCCGAGCGCGCGCCAGATCCGGGCGGAGAACTCCGGACTGGCCCCGGCCCGCCGCACTGCCTCGTCCCGGGTGTACAGTGCTTCGCCCCCCAGCAGGACGGCTTCGATCTCTTGCGGGTCGGGACGCGGCGACATACATTCTCTTCGTGTTCAGGGCTGGTGCGGCGCTGGGAAGCCCGGCACCAGCCGGTCGGATGGCACCTTACGTGCGTGTGCCTGTCGGTTTAGTACCCGGGGGTCGGGCCCGTCAAGGAATCGCGCGCCCCTGACCAGGCAGCCACCGGCGGCGGGCACCGGCACTCAGTGTCCACTCTGCGGGGGCTGTCCCCCCTGGCCGGGCGGATAGTCGCGCCGCTGCGCCTCGTCGACCTGCCGGTAGATCTCGCTCTGCAGCCACTGCACTCGCGGAACGCGTTCCAGCACCATGCCCTCCTGCTCAGAGGCCGACTGGATGGACAACGTGCCGTAGCGCATGATGCGTTCCCACAGGGAGATGCTGAACGTGACATCGTTGACGCGCATCAGGGGCATGTCGCGACCATGTTTGGACAGCAGGCCGTACCGCTCCATCAGCCGCCGGGTGCTCAGGATGTAGACGGTGTTCCACCACTTCAGCAGCGGGACGAGCCAGAACACCAGTGCGGCGAGCACCGCGAGGCCGATCACCACGTAGGTGGCCCACGGGCCCCACTCCTCACCCGCCGGGATCACCCACACCAGCCCGGCCGCGACGGCGATGATGACGATCAGCAGCAGGAACTCCCCGATCAGGGTGGTCCAGTGCTGGCGGGTGAAGTGCACCAGCTCCTCGTCCCCGGCAAGGTGACGGTCAGCGATCCCCATACCACGCATACTGACACAGCCTGGCCCGCCAGGCAGAGCCCCTTGGCGACCAGCTTCGGCAACGGCACGGAACCGGCGGGCTCACTCGGGCGGCCGGACATGCACGACGTCGCCCGCGCTCAGCGCCTGCACAGCGCCTTCCGTATCCCGCACGGTGAGACGGCCGTCGGCGTCGACACCGGTGGTCCGCCCCTCCAGCACCCGGCCGCCGGGCAGGTGCACGCGCACTGTCCGGCCGATAGTGCCGCACTGCTCCCGGTACTCCCGGGCGAG includes the following:
- a CDS encoding S-(hydroxymethyl)mycothiol dehydrogenase; the encoded protein is MAHEVRAVVSRKKDDPVSVETIVVPDPGPGEAVVDVQACGVCHTDLAYRQGGINDEFPFLLGHEAAGVVSEVGPGVTEVEPGDFVILNWRAVCGRCRACERGRTWYCFDTHNATQPMTLSDGTPLSPALGIGAFAEKTLVAAGQCTKVNPEVRPAVAGLLGCGVMAGMGAALNTGGVTRGDSVAVIGCGGVGNAAIAGAKLAGATRIIGVDVDERKLEWATGFGATHTVNSREHSPVEAVQELTGGNGADVVIDAVGRPETYRQAFYARDLAGTVVLVGVPTPDMRIDLPLLDVFGRGGALKSSWYGDCLPSRDFPMLVDLYLGGRLDLAGFVTEEIALDGVEEAFDKMHRGEVLRSVVVS
- a CDS encoding MBL fold metallo-hydrolase, with amino-acid sequence MAAAQIPVDKVVTSGVFRLDGGEFDVDNNVWIVGNERTAIVIDAAHDHEEIARALGDRELMAIVCTHAHNDHINAAAQLADLTDAPILVHPDDTPLWNMVYPDREPDAPLLHGERLQAGDVELQVLHTPGHAPGAVSLYAPGPGVVFTGDTMFQGGPGATGRSYSDYPTILSSIRDHLLPLPGATVVHTGHGPSTSIEAEAPNLRELIAEMESGEEHLSG
- a CDS encoding response regulator transcription factor, with product MTCVLLAEDDVSISEPLARALRREGYSVDVTVSGVETLDRARTGDTDLMVLDLGLPEMDGLEVARRLRAEGHGTPILILTARADEVDTVVGLDTGADDYVTKPFRLAELLARVRALLRRGGAEVPVVHGVRIDNDSRRAWIGDRELQLTTKEFDLLRVLVRDAGKVVTREQIMREVWDTNWWGSTKTLDMHISWLRRKLGDDATHPSYITTVRGVGFRFERE
- a CDS encoding PH domain-containing protein; protein product: MGIADRHLAGDEELVHFTRQHWTTLIGEFLLLIVIIAVAAGLVWVIPAGEEWGPWATYVVIGLAVLAALVFWLVPLLKWWNTVYILSTRRLMERYGLLSKHGRDMPLMRVNDVTFSISLWERIMRYGTLSIQSASEQEGMVLERVPRVQWLQSEIYRQVDEAQRRDYPPGQGGQPPQSGH
- a CDS encoding sensor histidine kinase yields the protein MRRRMLFSTLVVTVIAVMLLGLPLGALTYKSVYSANVNALQREAEVIGAEVDAQLEREGQIQPDELADEHSRLYIEITRAGNGEPIRTGGWDIDPRAPDAPSTLDASATSESGAEISVWRSTAQLQESVINAWLGIASLSLLAIAVAVGLAMLQARRLTLPLVDLAATAERLGSGVTTPWGHRYGIPEADRVAEVLDRSAERIAGLIATERHFATDASHQLRTPLTALTMRLEEILAESNNPEVVREEGEAALAQAERLVETVESLLGRARKSQHPEVEPVPIDDVLQQCVDEWDPVFQQEGRSLEMTGSGGLTAMTVPTDLSQILATLVENAYKHGAGTVTVHRVEAGQSVRIEVSDQGDGIPEHMSGRIFEREVTSGNGTGLGLALARHIAESEGARVELIQTRPTTFALFLPSSAGGLTKITGPV
- a CDS encoding adenylate/guanylate cyclase domain-containing protein, giving the protein MSPRPDPQEIEAVLLGGEALYTRDEAVRRAGASPEFSARIWRALGFTTRDDDDPAFTESDVEALRITSRLLEEDILDEEAAVRMARAMGQTMARLAEWQTSILTTLSHKPETTTDESGISPLVELAKDLLPDIERLLLHIWRRQLAASAARTLAVMQNNDDAAPTYFPLVVGFADLVSFTTLSRELDEVELAEVVEGFEATAADIVASGGGRLIKTLGDEVLYVSNSSRGAAEIALQLADGVKTHVEVPDVRVGLAYGPVLALLGDVFGTTVNRSSRLTSFARPGTVLIDDALAAQLADDASFQVVAARPRHAHGLGQLQPYALRRSLDVSQSAGG